From Rhodothermales bacterium, the proteins below share one genomic window:
- a CDS encoding HPF/RaiA family ribosome-associated protein: MNVTLQGTHLELTEELRALVMEKVVDCFHVLGDMNLDAVFLDIELERTTRRHPLERDTEQQYRAEALVNLPGHTIRTEGSAPDVEQAIVQLKHSLSRELREWRERVIDRARKGGRDAKKMLGEESV; this comes from the coding sequence ATGAATGTCACATTGCAGGGGACCCATCTCGAACTCACAGAGGAGCTTCGGGCATTGGTCATGGAAAAGGTGGTGGACTGTTTTCACGTCCTCGGAGACATGAACCTGGATGCCGTATTTCTCGATATCGAACTGGAACGGACCACGCGCCGGCATCCCCTGGAACGCGATACGGAACAGCAGTACCGGGCCGAAGCGCTGGTCAATCTGCCGGGCCACACCATCCGAACCGAAGGCTCTGCGCCGGACGTCGAGCAGGCCATCGTCCAGTTAAAACACAGCCTCTCCCGCGAGCTGCGCGAGTGGCGTGAACGGGTGATCGACCGGGCGCGGAAAGGCGGACGCGACGCCAAGAAGATGCTGGGCGAAGAGTCGGTCTAG